In Styela clava chromosome 6, kaStyClav1.hap1.2, whole genome shotgun sequence, the genomic window TGATTCTTGCAGtgatttcaatatatatttgtatccAAGAGGTAAACGCCAGAGCGAGGTTCTCTAAAACCTCAGAAGTCAAACAAGTTTCTACAAAATTGAATACATTAAATGAAAACGAAAAAAGTTCCATTGGAAGGTACAATGTGTTAATACAACGAAGTAAAACTCGATCGAAGCGCCGATATCGCCAAAATAAGGTAAAGACAAGAAGACATGCCAGAtctataaatagaaaatttatttcgCAACCCGAAGTAAGCGATATGTCAAGAGAAGAGAAAAGATATAGGACAACGGAAGCAGCTCCGCAATTTTCTGAGATGGTTCCGCTCGAAATTATAGCGCAATTTGGTGGGAATGTCCCACCGGAGATAGCTGAACAATATAGCGCCTGGACAACACGACAGCGTGATGTAAATATCCAGTCAAATAGAGACTACAACGAAATTACGTCCGAAATCGTCACTGAATATAGTGGCGATGTGCAACAAAAAGAGGCTACTGAAGTCCTTGTGCCTCTTCCTGGAACACCAGTTCAGGCAGGTATAGAAATCCGAGCACCAGGCTTTATCTCCACACAGCAAGTTTCAGATTTACCGCAAGTTTCGTTTGGAGAATTCAACTACAACTACGACTTGAAGCCTCCTTCTGTTTGCGTTCACCAAGATAACGACACAGATTCCGACGGAGATGAAGAAGTAGAAAAAACAACTGCCGCGCCCAGACCACCGGCTCCTCCGAGTCCGCATATACCCCTTACTTCTCATCAAAAAGAGTCACTTCTGAGGGAACATAATAAATACAGAGCAAGTCTTGTTCCTAATGCCGCTGATATGCGACTATTGTCTTGGGATGACGAATTAGCTTGGGTATCAGAATTGTTTACGAATTCGTGTTACTTTCATGACATAGTTGAGCCCCCGCTGTCTAACGCTAATGACACACGGTTTCTTTCAACAGTCCAGCTGAGGCGTCACTCATATATCACGGCTGAGATTGGTTACACTTGGTTTGCGTGGCCGAACACATACGATATTCCAGAAGATTTCGCAGCTGCATCACTTGCTGCTTGGGTGTCAGAAAGAGATTTTTACAATAGCCATACGAAAGTATGCGACGGGATATGTGAGCACTATTTACAGGTAATATATTCAATGCACCTTTAGATTTATTCAATAGGAAAACGTTATGTGAAACTAAAAAGAATAATAAGAAGACACAGAAATAAAACCATGAAATGTTGTTGTAATTAAAAACAAAGTATACAATAACAACAATTGGGCTACTTACCATCTGTTCTATTACATATTCGTATATATATGATTACAAATACATCTTTGATTCAGATTATATGGGCGGAAACTTTCAAATTGGGATGTGGTGCATCTTGGTGTGAAGAGCCGCGTATTAATGGCATCATCTGGCCTCAAGCAATAATGTTAGTTTGTTCCTACACTCCGCGAGGGGCATTGGCAAATTACATGGCGTCAAACAGTggcttcaaatattttgatcccAAATTATTTGTAGAACCGTATATTCCGGGTAGACCATGTTCTTTGTGTGTGCTTGACCCTCAGGATCCAAACCAAAACGTCGACGACATGAGGTATGtataaaaattggaatttctttTCCtcgtatatatattaaaagtaaAATCTGAACAGAAATTGTGTTCCGTGGTGCCGGAAAAATTGACTGGATAGATGATTTGAGTTTATTGTTAGAACTTCTAACGCGACATTGCAAATTTCTGTCCAAACTGTTAATAACCCCGAATAAATCGATAATCATAAAAGACGATAGGGTTTGATGATAATTAATT contains:
- the LOC120330872 gene encoding uncharacterized protein LOC120330872; the encoded protein is MANKVCNAAVILAVISIYICIQEVNARARFSKTSEVKQVSTKLNTLNENEKSSIGRYNVLIQRSKTRSKRRYRQNKVKTRRHARSINRKFISQPEVSDMSREEKRYRTTEAAPQFSEMVPLEIIAQFGGNVPPEIAEQYSAWTTRQRDVNIQSNRDYNEITSEIVTEYSGDVQQKEATEVLVPLPGTPVQAGIEIRAPGFISTQQVSDLPQVSFGEFNYNYDLKPPSVCVHQDNDTDSDGDEEVEKTTAAPRPPAPPSPHIPLTSHQKESLLREHNKYRASLVPNAADMRLLSWDDELAWVSELFTNSCYFHDIVEPPLSNANDTRFLSTVQLRRHSYITAEIGYTWFAWPNTYDIPEDFAAASLAAWVSERDFYNSHTKVCDGICEHYLQIIWAETFKLGCGASWCEEPRINGIIWPQAIMLVCSYTPRGALANYMASNSGFKYFDPKLFVEPYIPGRPCSLCVLDPQDPNQNVDDMRSTTDKCWNGLCTNPVRDKLIPFVPPARTTTQMWIQTPAPTTSSPVKKSTTDVIEIQMDDDDDIVVTEDGSPTLFVSFILICISYAFSLYETFS